One stretch of Pomacea canaliculata isolate SZHN2017 linkage group LG1, ASM307304v1, whole genome shotgun sequence DNA includes these proteins:
- the LOC112560743 gene encoding complement C1q tumor necrosis factor-related protein 4-like: MTSKIALVVASVYLSCSIASSDRNLEAENRTCECLEKSRDARSDDVDAITVVLDRHSQLIDDLTARLQALENRSQKKVVFSAHFSIEVIKDIGPGKTIIFDTAAFNIGNGYDPATGIFRAPYAGEYVFHIKILSASNNGIRLDVVTTPNNAIITTTEVWVHPDREVATAQSMVHLSAGQQVWVLGYPTNMNPPLTQLWGLIYSSFSGFLLYPD, from the exons ATGACCAGTAAAATCGCTCTCGTCGTCGCCTCGGTTTATCTCTCCTGCTCCATCGCGTCGAGCGATCGAAACCTCGAGGCTGAAAATAGAACTTGCGAGTGTCTCGAGAAGTCTCGTGACGCGAGATCCGACGACGTGGACGCCATCACCGTGGTGCTGGACCGACATTCCCAGCTGATCGACGATCTAACAGCACGGCTGCAGGCGCTGGAAA ACAGGTCACAAAAGAAAGTGGTATTTTCCGCTCACTTTTCCATTGAAGTAATTAAAGATATCGGACCAGGAAAGACCATCATTTTTGACACTGCTGCTTTCAATATTGGAAACGGGTATGACCCTGCAACAGGGATATTTCG TGCCCCGTACGCAGGGGAGTACGTCTTTCACATCAAGATTCTTTCAGCAAGCAACAATGGTATACGCCTGGATGTTGTGACAACCCCAAACAATGCTATCATCACAACTACAGAGGTCTGGGTTCATCCAGACCGAGAGGTGGCCACGGCACAGTCCATGGTCCATCTCAGCGCTGGTCAGCAAGTCTGGGTACTTGGCTACCCGACAAACATGAATCCACCTCTGACTCAGCTTTGGGGTCTCATCTACTCGTCCTTTTCAGGATTTTTGTTGTATCCTGATTAG
- the LOC112560825 gene encoding uncharacterized protein LOC112560825: MADWSLFALTLLVGIGVVQLDPLKCCLPAQYSLIMTDLKTINTNSISNSDYQMDFTMNLAAIRASTLDPITGTSVIRSRSVFDYSRGKMYYIPENSTLCYIVNITALPTRCIPDDALYVDSSYFGTFPTLTYDTWRFRLPGSNITVTLAVSSDSCVPVVEGTSDPATQTDQILLFTTYVSNIRYPSLFDLPASCGQSDWTDREPNRP, from the exons ATGGCCGACTGGAGTTTGTTTGCGCTGACTTTGCTTGTTGGAATCGGCGTGGTCCAGCTCGACCCTCTAAAATGCTGCCTGCCAGCCCAGTATTCTTTGATCATGACTGACCTGAAAACTATTAACACCAACTCCATA aGTAATTCAGACTACCAAATGGACTTTACGATGAACCTTGCGGCGATACGGGCGTCCACCCTTGACCCCATCACAGGTACTTCTGTCATCAGGTCCAGATCGGTCTTTGATTATAGCAGG GGAAAGATGTACTACATACCAGAAAACAGCACACTGTGCTACATCGTGAATATTACTGCCCTACCTACACGATGTATTCCAG ACGATGCCCTGTACGTGGACTCCAGTTATTTCGGTACCTTCCCAACACTTACCTACGATACCTGGAGGTTCCGCCTGCCTGGGTCTAACATAACGGTCACGCTTGCAGTAtcaagtgacagttgtgtgcCCGTTGTAGAAGGAACATCAGATCCAGCCACCC AAACAGACCAGATTTTACTCTTTACCACCTACGTGTCAAACATTAGGTATCCTTCTTTGTTTGATTTGCCGGCCAGCTGTGGCCAGTCCGACTGGACAGATAGGGAGCCTAACAGGCCTTGA
- the LOC112560995 gene encoding uncharacterized protein LOC112560995, giving the protein MMIIQFAFLLTLVTHTTCQTPAKCCFAPQSSATLVDLYSVNGDLYNVIDGEFDFVAGKQAQLSSTHNPYTGVSNYTLLEVIDFNKGKEYIIPWNDPTKCFVVNWPIGPTRCIPDDAMYLGSTYLGPVSTLPYDGWRFKLPGANITISLAVSTSGCVPIVEGIRINDNPGGEKLFLFTSYEPRIRNPGWFVLPSSCPQ; this is encoded by the exons ATGATGATAATACAGTTCGCTTTCCTCTTGACTTTGGTGACACACACCACCTGCCAGACACCTGCAAAATGTTGCTTTGCGCCACAGTCCTCCGCCACTCTCGTAGACCTGTATTCCGTCAACGGAGACCTGTAT AATGTGATCGACGGAGAGTTTGACTTCGTTGCAGGAAAGCAAGCTCAGCTTTCATCTACTCACAACCCTTATACAGGTGTCTCCAATTACACATTGCTAGAAGTAATCGACTTCAACAAG GGCAAAGAATATATCATACCCTGGAACGACCCAACGAAGTGCTTTGTGGTAAACTGGCCTATTGGCCCAACAAGATGCATTCCAG ATGACGCAATGTACCTAGGGTCCACCTACCTGGGTCCTGTGTCCACCCTGCCTTACGACGGTTGGCGCTTCAAACTGCCGGGTGCAAACATCACGATCTCCCTGGCGGTCTCTACCAGTGGCTGTGTACCCATCGTGGAGGGAATTCGCATCAACGACAACC CTGGTGGTGAAAAACTTTTCCTCTTCACATCATATGAACCAAGAATCCGGAATCCAGGCTGGTTTGTTTTACCCTCGTCGTGTCCACAGTAA
- the LOC112560900 gene encoding uncharacterized protein LOC112560900 has product MTMIQFVFLLTLVTSTTGQPPPAKCCSAPQFSATLVDMHSINGDLYNAIHGEFDYIAGKQALLSLTHNPFTGVSNYTSRTVIDFNKAKEYVIPVDDPTKCFVVNWPIGPTRCIPDDAMYLGSTYLGPVSTLPYDGWRFKLPGANITISLAVSTSGCVPIVEGIHINDNPRGDELFLFTEYEPRIRNPDWFDLPSSCPQ; this is encoded by the exons ATGACGATGATACAGTTCGTTTTCCTCTTGACTTTGGTGACATCCACCACCGGCCAGCCGCCACCTGCAAAATGTTGCTCTGCGCCACAGTTCTCCGCCACTCTCGTAGACATGCATTCCATCAACGGAGACCTGTAT AATGCGATCCACGGAGAGTTCGACTACATTGCAGGAAAGCAAGCTCTGCTTTCCCTGACTCACAACCCATTTACAGGTGTCTCCAATTACACCTCGCGAACAGTCATCGACTTCAACAAG GCCAAGGAATATGTCATACCCGTGGACGACCCAACGAAGTGCTTTGTGGTAAACTGGCCTATTGGCCCAACAAGATGCATTCCAG ATGATGCAATGTACCTAGGCTCCACCTACCTGGGTCCTGTGTCCACCCTGCCTTACGACGGCTGGCGCTTCAAACTGCCAGGTGCAAACATCACGATCTCCCTGGCGGTCTCTACCAGTGGCTGTGTACCCATTGTCGAGGGAATTCACATCAACGACAACC CTCGTGGCGACGAACTTTTCCTCTTCACAGAATATGAACCAAGAATCCGGAATCCAGACTGGTTTGATTTACCCTCATCATGTCCACAGTAA